From a single Bacteroidales bacterium genomic region:
- a CDS encoding NifU family protein: protein MDTKEELIKKVNNVIDQIRPYLEADGGNISFVELTDDNVVNVQLHGACHSCPMSIMTLKNGVEAAVKKAIPEIKSVEAVNL from the coding sequence ATGGATACAAAAGAAGAATTAATAAAAAAAGTAAACAATGTAATTGACCAGATCAGGCCTTACCTGGAAGCTGATGGCGGTAATATAAGCTTTGTGGAACTTACAGATGATAATGTGGTTAATGTGCAACTTCACGGTGCCTGCCACAGCTGCCCTATGAGCATAATGACACTGAAAAACGGAGTGGAAGCTGCAGTAAAAAAAGCAATTCCCGAGATCAAATCCGTTGAGGCTGTAAATCTTTGA